A single Pseudomonadota bacterium DNA region contains:
- a CDS encoding MarC family protein — MTVFFKSTALLLVLLNPFLVIIYLIDALEKCSRRQFSLILMRGGLIATLVFWAFAMLGDAVFSEIVQADFASFQIFGGIVFLLIGLQFVFYGPKAIQILRGDSENLAGAVAMPILIGPGTISASVIIGKRLDPLPACGAVFFALLSSLAIMVILKAIHDFVRPRHEPLIQRYIEIAGRITALFVGTISVEMIMQGLMTWAQKF; from the coding sequence ATGACCGTTTTCTTCAAATCTACAGCGCTGCTGCTGGTGCTCCTCAATCCTTTCCTGGTTATCATTTACCTGATTGACGCGCTGGAAAAATGTAGCCGCAGACAGTTCTCCTTGATCCTGATGCGGGGTGGATTGATCGCGACCCTCGTCTTCTGGGCTTTCGCCATGCTGGGGGACGCCGTTTTCTCTGAAATAGTGCAGGCTGATTTTGCGTCGTTTCAGATTTTCGGAGGAATTGTCTTTCTACTGATCGGCCTGCAGTTCGTTTTTTACGGGCCCAAGGCCATTCAGATTCTCAGGGGCGACTCGGAAAACCTGGCCGGCGCCGTTGCGATGCCGATACTTATCGGACCAGGCACCATAAGCGCCAGCGTTATTATCGGCAAGCGCCTAGATCCTCTTCCGGCCTGCGGCGCGGTTTTCTTCGCCCTTCTATCGTCACTGGCGATCATGGTGATTCTCAAGGCCATCCACGATTTTGTCCGCCCCCGGCATGAACCCCTGATCCAACGCTACATTGAAATCGCGGGGCGCATCACGGCCCTGTTCGTCGGCACCATTTCCGTCGAGATGA
- a CDS encoding IPTL-CTERM sorting domain-containing protein, whose translation MNYSCAGNPWHTSFDIQSGNIFNNNIPLIEASSTSIPTLNEWGMIIFCLLLGGAVIRHTRPQSLKM comes from the coding sequence ATGAATTACAGCTGCGCCGGTAACCCCTGGCATACCTCTTTTGATATCCAGTCAGGAAACATATTTAACAATAACATCCCATTGATAGAAGCCTCATCAACTTCAATCCCAACCTTGAATGAATGGGGCATGATTATCTTCTGCTTACTGCTTGGAGGGGCTGTAATTCGGCATACGCGCCCCCAAAGTCTCAAGATGTAG